Part of the Microbulbifer salipaludis genome is shown below.
TGATGGAGCTGCCGGTTGCGCGCGAGCTGACCGCGGTGACCCTGCTGGCCCCCGGCGTGAGCCGCGGAGATTCCGCCTTTGGTAACAACACCAGCTTCTCCGGTGCTTCTGTAGCCGAGAACGTGAGCTATGTGAACGGCCTGAATACCACGAACTTCCGTAACGGTCTGGGCTTCTCCGAGGTGCCGTTCGAGTTCTACGAGAATATCCAGGTCAAGACCGGTGGCTATTCTGCCAAGTTCGGCCGTTCCACCGGTGGCGTGATGAATGCGACCACCAAGAGTGGTACCAACGATTTTAAATTTGGTACCAACCTTTACTTCGATACCGATGTGGATACCGCCCCGAACACCCGCACGGCTTTCAACGAAAAGGACGCGCGCGATGAGACCAACACTAACGTTTACGCGTCTGGTGCACTGATCGAAGACCGCCTGTTCTTCTACGCCCTGTACAACCGTAGTGTTGAGGACCAGGAGTATTACGGCCGTATCAGTGGTCTCGGTTACCAATCTTCCCGTGAGACAGATTTCTGGGGTGTCAAGCTGGATGGCTACATCACTGAGGATCACCGCGTCGAACTGACCGCGTTCAGCGATGAGCGCGAGACCATCGAAGGTCAATACGACTACGATTCGGACACTGATACACTCGGGGACAAGTACGGTAACACTTACTACGAGCGTGGCGGGATGAACTGGATTGCCACCTATGTGGGCAATCTCACCGATACTCTGGAACTCAAGGTTTCCTATGGTGAGAGCGAACAGAACCGCACTACCGTATCCGACGCCGACATGCTTCCGGTTGTTTATGAGTACACGGAAAATGCGGCGGGGGAGGCTATCTGGACCCCGATGGGTAACTGGACTAACTTCCTGGTGGAAAAAGGGGATGATGCCCGCGAGATGATGCGGGTGGATCTTGCCTGGGACCTGAATGATCACTTTATCGAGGTGGGTCTGGACCAGGAAACCAACACTTCCTTCGCCGACAACAATCTGAGTGGCGGGGTGTACTGGCTGCGCGACCCGGATAACCTGTACAACGAGTGTGACATCGCGAGCGAGTGCCCCTCCGGCGCTAACGTCCGCCGCCGTACTTACAGCGTAGGTGGCAACTTCGAAGTGGTCTCTTCAGCCTTCTATATCCAGGACACCTGGCGGGTGAGCGACAACCTGGAGCTGCAGGCGGGCCTGCGCAACGAGACCTTCGAAAACAAGAATGCCGAAGGTGCCGCTTTCATTGAGGTGGACAATCAGTGGGCGCCACGCCTGTCGGCAGTGTGGGATCCAACGGGTGCAGGTAATCAGAAGGTCTTTGCCAACTGGGGCATGTACTACCTGCCGATCGCGTCCAATACCAACGTACGTCTGGCGGGTGGTGAGACTTATATCCACGATTACTTCGACTGGGACGGTGACTGTGTAAACGCGGATACTACCCCCTGTAATGTGGGTGACCAGTACGATCAGGTTGTCTATGCCGATGGTTCCGTGCCGGACACCCGCGGCCTGGTAGATACCAATATCGAGCCCATGTACCAGTCTGAATTCATCCTCGGTTACGAGTATGTAATGCAGAATGGCATGCAGCTGGGTGTCAAGGGCATGTACCGTGACCTGAAGGTATCCATTGAGGATGTGGCGATCGATGCGGCCGTGATCGATTACTACAACAGCAATGGCACTTGGGACGCGGCTGCCGTAGGTGGCGCTCCTGTTGAGGATGTATTCGACGGTTTCCATCAGTACGTGCTGACCAACCCGGGCAATGCGATGGGCATCTACATCGAGGAGATGGACGAGTTCATCAACCTGACCGCAGACCAGCTGAACTACCCGGAGGCTAAGCGCCAGTATGGTGCGCTGGAGTTCACTTTCAAGCGTCCGTTCGACGGCAAGTGGGCGATGGATGCTTCCTACACCTGGGGGCACAGCTGGGGTAACAGTGAGGGCTACGTGCGTTCGGATAACGGCCAGGACGATGCCGGCCTGACCACCAACTTTGACCAGCCGGGCCTGCTGGACGGCGGCTACGGTAACCTGCCGAATGACCGCCGCCACACGGTAAAGGCGTATGGTCATTACAAGCTGGATATGGGCCTGAGCCTGGGTGCCAACTTCATGTGGCAGACCGGACGCCCGCTGAACTGCTTCGGTGAGCACCCGACCGACCTGTTCGCCCAGGACTACGGTGACGAATCCTTCTACTGTGATGGCCAGCTGGTTCGGCGCGGAAGTGTAGGACGCACGCAGAACTACTGGAACCTGGACCTGAGCGCCCAGTATCCGGTTGAGTTCGGCAACAACCAGAAATTGCTGCTGTCTTTGGACGTGTTCAACGCCCTGAACAACGACACCATTACTGAAGTGAACGAGAGTGGCCTGAACCCGGCGACCTACCTGGAGCCGCTGGTTTACCAGGCTCCGCGTTCTATCCGCTTAGGCGTTCGCTACGACTTCAACTGACCTAATCGGTTGACATAAAAATTATCCGCCAAGTTACCCTTAGAGGGGGCTGGCGGAACCTCTCTTACTTGAGCCAACCCCTTGCCGGGTTGGCTTTTTTATTGTGCGAAATTCCGGCAATAAAAAAGCCCGCAACTGCGGGCTTGTTCATTTCTGCAAAACCGATCAGGTTTTGATTTTCTTGTACTGCATCCGATGCGGGGTGGCATTCTCACCGTTGCGCGCCACGAAGTCTTCGTGGTACTCGGTGTAGTTGCCTTCAAAGAACACCACGTTGCTGTCGCCTTCGTAGGCGAGGATGTGGGTTGCCACCCGGTCGAGGAACCAGCGATCGTGCGAGATCACCATGGCGCAGCCGGGGAAGCTCAGCAATGCTTCTT
Proteins encoded:
- a CDS encoding TonB-dependent receptor, giving the protein MSSTRNLRQNLARSALALAIGAATLSSQTVFADETTGAIRGAVVNVENVTKVTLTDPERGITRDVSVSADGKFRFGSLNPGKYQLQVLNADGVVDTQMVQVGLGGTTSITMGDTGVEEVTVTGERISQVDVGIAESGLVISADELMELPVARELTAVTLLAPGVSRGDSAFGNNTSFSGASVAENVSYVNGLNTTNFRNGLGFSEVPFEFYENIQVKTGGYSAKFGRSTGGVMNATTKSGTNDFKFGTNLYFDTDVDTAPNTRTAFNEKDARDETNTNVYASGALIEDRLFFYALYNRSVEDQEYYGRISGLGYQSSRETDFWGVKLDGYITEDHRVELTAFSDERETIEGQYDYDSDTDTLGDKYGNTYYERGGMNWIATYVGNLTDTLELKVSYGESEQNRTTVSDADMLPVVYEYTENAAGEAIWTPMGNWTNFLVEKGDDAREMMRVDLAWDLNDHFIEVGLDQETNTSFADNNLSGGVYWLRDPDNLYNECDIASECPSGANVRRRTYSVGGNFEVVSSAFYIQDTWRVSDNLELQAGLRNETFENKNAEGAAFIEVDNQWAPRLSAVWDPTGAGNQKVFANWGMYYLPIASNTNVRLAGGETYIHDYFDWDGDCVNADTTPCNVGDQYDQVVYADGSVPDTRGLVDTNIEPMYQSEFILGYEYVMQNGMQLGVKGMYRDLKVSIEDVAIDAAVIDYYNSNGTWDAAAVGGAPVEDVFDGFHQYVLTNPGNAMGIYIEEMDEFINLTADQLNYPEAKRQYGALEFTFKRPFDGKWAMDASYTWGHSWGNSEGYVRSDNGQDDAGLTTNFDQPGLLDGGYGNLPNDRRHTVKAYGHYKLDMGLSLGANFMWQTGRPLNCFGEHPTDLFAQDYGDESFYCDGQLVRRGSVGRTQNYWNLDLSAQYPVEFGNNQKLLLSLDVFNALNNDTITEVNESGLNPATYLEPLVYQAPRSIRLGVRYDFN